One region of Xylanimonas ulmi genomic DNA includes:
- a CDS encoding PIN domain-containing protein: MARLQRVFIDTSELFPFTIMDVLLTLSEDLLFTWVWTDDVLDEWEHVIVREGQRSPQSAKSVTDAVRTHFGRHRIDGDLYDGKITEDLSPDPGDRNHAAACVYGDVDVLVTRNVKHYRSPRLTDAGVEVVTADAFLCALLVRHPSDVLGSVVNAAARRRNPPTTFTGFVERLERAGATQFAHLLLDADRRRRRAVADELSAGTDGFS; encoded by the coding sequence GTGGCCCGCCTCCAACGGGTCTTCATCGACACCAGCGAGCTGTTCCCGTTCACGATCATGGACGTGCTGCTCACACTGTCCGAAGACCTGCTCTTCACCTGGGTGTGGACCGACGACGTCCTCGACGAGTGGGAGCACGTCATCGTCCGCGAGGGCCAACGTTCGCCCCAGTCCGCGAAGTCCGTGACCGACGCCGTCCGCACGCATTTCGGCCGCCACCGCATCGACGGGGACCTTTACGACGGCAAGATCACCGAGGATCTCTCCCCCGACCCTGGCGACCGGAACCACGCCGCAGCCTGCGTCTACGGCGACGTGGACGTGCTCGTCACCCGCAACGTCAAGCACTACCGGTCACCACGGCTCACGGACGCGGGCGTCGAGGTCGTCACCGCGGACGCGTTCTTGTGCGCCCTGCTCGTGCGGCACCCGAGCGACGTCCTCGGGTCGGTCGTCAACGCGGCGGCCCGCCGCAGGAACCCGCCGACGACGTTCACAGGTTTCGTGGAGCGGCTCGAGCGTGCCGGGGCCACACAGTTCGCGCACCTGCTTCTCGACGCTGATCGTCGGCGACGTCGAGCCGTCGCGGACGAGCTCTCCGCAGGGACCGACGGCTTCTCCTGA
- a CDS encoding helix-turn-helix domain-containing protein, with protein MATHAIRASLDPARPGVRSAARRLAAHLDDDSEVGNAVRSMLDDVAHGTRVVVLRADDEVTPAKAAEMIGVTRQYVDRLCEDGALAFRRLPGSRHRRIRVQDVLDVVGEREARRAGGDALRAAITDAGLDEE; from the coding sequence ATGGCCACCCACGCGATCCGCGCCTCCCTCGATCCGGCCCGACCCGGGGTCCGGAGCGCTGCGCGTCGCCTCGCGGCCCACCTCGACGACGACTCCGAGGTCGGCAACGCCGTGCGGTCCATGCTCGACGACGTCGCCCACGGGACCCGCGTCGTCGTCCTGCGCGCCGACGATGAGGTCACCCCGGCCAAGGCCGCCGAGATGATCGGTGTGACCCGTCAGTACGTCGACCGCCTCTGCGAAGACGGCGCCCTCGCGTTCCGTCGGCTCCCCGGTTCCCGCCACCGCCGCATCCGCGTGCAGGACGTCCTCGACGTCGTCGGCGAACGCGAAGCGCGACGCGCGGGCGGCGACGCCCTGCGCGCGGCGATCACAGACGCCGGCCTCGACGAGGAGTAG
- a CDS encoding ATP-binding protein, which produces MNAPRLHTAVLVSPPGERRRLRKARRRAATRIIQAGRAARREEARAKLEAERAERRDTVLLPAAGERRPAALRTPTRFRLPRHQDTSATWAGAYPFLAEGGLGADGVLVGQDLYSGSSFVYDPWVLYARGLITAPNIVLAGIVGAGKSSLAKSLYVRSIAFGRRVYVPCDPKGEHTAVAHAVGGTVITLGPGLPHRLNPLDEGHRPVALSDVEWLAEVTSRRRDLIGALAETILGRPLSPLEHTAIDVALLDAVHSSTAPVLPLIVDRLLSPSSGTDPRLPDDGRLVGHALRRLVAGDLAGMFDGPSTVRFDATAPMVSLDLSRVSENSTALSLLMTCASAWMEGALMDPDGGQRWVVYDEAWRLMGHPALLRRMDAHWRLARYFGIANMLIFHKLSDLDNVGDLGSANRALASSLLANAETRIIYRQETDQLGPTAEALGLNRTEAELLLQLGVGQGLWRIRDRSFLVQAMLHADEAELYSTSARMGDAEAERTA; this is translated from the coding sequence GTGAACGCTCCCAGGCTCCACACCGCTGTGCTCGTCTCCCCTCCAGGCGAGCGCCGCCGGCTGCGCAAGGCCCGACGGCGCGCCGCTACCCGCATCATCCAAGCCGGCCGGGCCGCCCGCCGTGAGGAGGCCCGAGCGAAACTCGAGGCCGAGCGCGCCGAGCGCCGCGACACCGTCCTGCTGCCCGCCGCCGGCGAACGCCGTCCGGCCGCGCTACGGACCCCGACCCGGTTCCGCCTCCCCCGCCACCAGGACACCTCCGCGACCTGGGCCGGCGCGTACCCGTTCCTCGCCGAAGGCGGGCTCGGCGCCGACGGCGTACTCGTCGGGCAGGACCTCTACTCCGGGTCTTCCTTCGTGTACGACCCATGGGTCCTGTACGCGCGCGGGCTCATCACCGCACCGAACATCGTCCTCGCCGGCATCGTCGGCGCCGGGAAGTCATCCCTCGCCAAGTCGCTGTACGTGCGCTCGATCGCGTTCGGCCGCCGCGTCTACGTGCCCTGCGACCCCAAGGGCGAACACACCGCCGTCGCCCACGCCGTCGGCGGCACGGTCATCACCCTCGGCCCCGGACTCCCCCACCGCCTCAACCCGCTCGACGAGGGCCACCGCCCGGTCGCACTCTCCGACGTCGAATGGCTCGCCGAAGTCACCAGCCGCCGACGCGACCTCATCGGCGCACTCGCCGAGACCATCCTCGGACGGCCGCTGTCACCGCTCGAGCACACCGCCATCGACGTCGCCCTCCTTGACGCAGTGCACTCGTCGACGGCGCCGGTGCTGCCGTTGATCGTAGACCGGCTGCTGTCTCCGTCGTCAGGCACCGACCCACGACTGCCCGACGACGGACGCCTCGTCGGCCACGCCCTGCGCCGACTCGTGGCCGGCGACCTCGCCGGTATGTTCGACGGACCCTCCACCGTCCGGTTCGACGCCACCGCCCCGATGGTCTCGCTCGACCTGTCCCGCGTCTCGGAGAACTCCACCGCCCTCTCGCTGCTCATGACGTGCGCGTCCGCGTGGATGGAAGGCGCCCTCATGGACCCCGACGGCGGCCAGCGGTGGGTCGTGTACGACGAAGCCTGGCGCCTCATGGGCCACCCCGCGCTGCTACGCCGCATGGACGCGCACTGGCGCTTGGCACGCTATTTCGGGATCGCGAACATGCTGATCTTCCACAAGCTCAGCGACCTCGACAACGTCGGCGATCTCGGGTCAGCGAACCGGGCGCTCGCGTCGTCGCTGCTCGCGAACGCCGAGACTCGGATCATCTACCGGCAGGAGACGGACCAGCTCGGACCTACCGCCGAGGCGCTCGGGCTCAACCGCACCGAGGCCGAACTGCTCCTCCAACTCGGCGTCGGGCAGGGACTCTGGCGGATCCGCGACAGGTCGTTCCTGGTGCAGGCGATGCTCCATGCCGACGAGGCGGAGCTGTACTCGACGTCGGCCCGCATGGGTGACGCCGAAGCAGAGAGGACCGCCTGA
- a CDS encoding DUF6191 domain-containing protein, giving the protein MGVDKSAYGPNGEYLDAGSGGAAGAFGQLIDPFQPSRQYLTAERERQRLDIIQRPATGDPNGEIDLDSGVAIISAEPTS; this is encoded by the coding sequence GTGGGTGTGGACAAGTCGGCGTACGGACCGAACGGCGAGTACCTGGACGCCGGCAGCGGTGGCGCGGCGGGTGCCTTCGGCCAGCTCATCGACCCGTTCCAGCCGTCACGGCAATATCTCACCGCGGAGCGCGAACGCCAGCGTCTGGACATCATCCAGCGTCCGGCGACGGGGGACCCCAACGGTGAGATCGACCTGGACTCAGGCGTCGCGATCATCTCCGCCGAGCCGACGTCGTAG
- a CDS encoding prepilin peptidase: protein MDDGTTAVGRGVRATSAGRFVRAGGLPLVVMAATVLAVASTRGDGWLVVTLVLIAPPLVAITIIDARRHRVPNHLTLAVLAATVVTVAGRAFTEPGVTVRAAVASVVVGLFYLLLWRFADLGLGDVKLAAALALVAGWSGWQTVVVFVVVAHLLQVPVAVWRLARRRRDRIAFAPGLVIGLYLAVAVGSGLP, encoded by the coding sequence GTGGACGACGGAACGACGGCGGTGGGACGCGGCGTCCGCGCGACGTCGGCGGGACGGTTCGTGCGGGCGGGCGGTCTGCCTCTCGTCGTCATGGCGGCGACTGTGCTGGCGGTCGCGTCGACTCGTGGCGACGGTTGGCTGGTCGTGACGCTCGTCCTCATCGCACCGCCGCTGGTGGCGATCACCATCATCGACGCCCGCAGGCACCGGGTCCCGAACCACCTCACGCTGGCCGTGCTCGCGGCGACGGTCGTCACGGTCGCGGGCCGAGCGTTCACCGAGCCCGGCGTCACCGTGCGGGCTGCGGTCGCATCCGTCGTCGTCGGGCTCTTCTACCTGTTGCTGTGGCGGTTCGCGGACCTGGGGCTCGGTGACGTGAAGCTCGCGGCGGCCCTCGCACTCGTCGCCGGATGGTCCGGCTGGCAGACCGTCGTCGTGTTCGTGGTCGTCGCGCACCTGCTCCAGGTTCCGGTCGCGGTGTGGCGTCTCGCGCGGCGTCGGCGGGATCGGATCGCGTTCGCCCCGGGGCTCGTCATCGGGCTGTACCTCGCCGTCGCCGTCGGGTCGGGATTGCCGTGA
- a CDS encoding CG0192-related protein translates to MAILHQATLTPTKPSLIAAWLPGQPWFDGDAPLVVTPVGAYRFDDAAGEVGIESHLVEAGGRTVHVPLTYRGAELDGAEAFLVGTMEHSVLGTRWVYDAAGDPVYRAELVRVIAEADTQAELGHVSR, encoded by the coding sequence ATGGCGATACTGCACCAGGCGACGCTGACCCCGACGAAGCCTTCACTGATCGCGGCATGGCTGCCCGGCCAACCCTGGTTCGACGGCGATGCCCCGCTGGTAGTCACGCCGGTCGGCGCCTACCGGTTCGACGACGCGGCCGGAGAGGTCGGCATCGAGTCGCACCTCGTCGAGGCCGGTGGTCGCACCGTTCACGTCCCGCTGACCTACCGCGGCGCGGAACTCGACGGCGCCGAGGCGTTCCTGGTCGGCACGATGGAGCACTCGGTGCTCGGCACCCGTTGGGTCTACGACGCCGCCGGCGACCCGGTTTACCGCGCCGAACTGGTGCGGGTCATCGCCGAGGCCGACACGCAGGCCGAGCTAGGCCATGTCTCCCGATAG
- the glmS gene encoding glutamine--fructose-6-phosphate transaminase (isomerizing), with protein sequence MCGIVGYVGSKDAVPLLVQGLLRLEYRGYDSAGVGVIDDTGSVRVHRSAGRVSDLRESLPKNLSGTIGIGHTRWATHGPATESNAHPHSSGDGRVSVVHNGIVDNASHLREMLRAEGVALTSDTDTEVLAHLIARSSADTLENAVIEALTQVEGTYGIAVLDARHPDRMVVARNGSPLIIGIGEGETYVASDLAAIVRHTSTVVHLEDGEIATVTASGFTTFTANGPTAQRLPVDVEVIEEDFSLSGYEHYMRKEYLEQPASAEAVLRGRLDDRFGTPRLNGLNLDPRAKREIRRVKVIGCGSAFYVGQMGAQMIEELARIPADAEPASEFRYRNAVIEPTTLYVAVSQSGETADTAIAVDEIKRKGGRVVGVVNVVGSSIARACDGGIYLHAGPEVSVASTKALTNMALAFAMLAIDLGRVRDLSVSNGRRLIAGLQRIPGQIAQVLENEDQIADVAKRLSGAPSIFFIGRVRGFPVAREGAQKFKEISYRHAEAYQSSELKHGPLALISPELPTVAVVPHDELTGRNLGALQEIGARGGPLVAVTHGDVDFGELIVERIDVPRNEPELDPILLTVPMQLLAYHAALHLGHDIDKPRNLAKSVTVE encoded by the coding sequence ATGTGCGGGATCGTCGGGTACGTCGGCTCGAAGGACGCCGTTCCGCTTCTTGTCCAGGGACTTCTCCGTCTTGAGTACCGGGGGTACGACTCCGCCGGAGTCGGTGTCATCGACGACACGGGGTCTGTGCGCGTCCACCGTTCAGCCGGCCGTGTGAGCGACCTGCGTGAGAGCCTCCCGAAGAACCTCTCTGGAACCATTGGCATCGGCCACACGCGATGGGCGACCCACGGACCGGCGACTGAGTCCAACGCCCATCCTCACTCGTCCGGCGACGGACGGGTGAGCGTCGTCCACAACGGCATCGTCGACAACGCGAGTCACCTCCGGGAGATGCTGCGAGCAGAAGGCGTCGCGTTGACCTCCGACACCGACACGGAGGTCCTAGCGCACCTGATCGCTCGTTCGTCGGCGGACACACTTGAGAATGCCGTGATCGAGGCGCTGACACAGGTCGAGGGCACTTACGGTATCGCCGTCCTGGATGCTCGCCACCCCGACCGGATGGTCGTCGCTCGCAACGGATCTCCACTGATCATCGGCATCGGCGAGGGCGAGACCTATGTCGCAAGCGACTTGGCGGCGATCGTCCGTCACACGTCGACGGTGGTCCATCTGGAGGACGGCGAGATCGCCACCGTGACTGCAAGCGGGTTCACCACGTTCACGGCGAACGGTCCGACCGCTCAGCGGCTCCCGGTCGATGTCGAAGTGATCGAGGAGGACTTTTCGCTGTCGGGCTACGAGCACTACATGCGTAAGGAGTACCTCGAGCAGCCCGCGAGTGCCGAGGCTGTGCTCCGCGGCCGGCTTGATGATCGCTTCGGGACCCCCCGCCTGAACGGGCTGAACCTCGATCCGCGGGCCAAGCGCGAGATCCGACGCGTCAAGGTGATCGGCTGCGGCTCGGCGTTCTATGTCGGCCAGATGGGCGCGCAGATGATCGAGGAGCTCGCTCGGATCCCCGCCGACGCCGAGCCCGCCTCCGAGTTCCGCTATCGCAACGCCGTTATCGAACCCACCACCCTCTACGTCGCTGTGAGCCAGTCGGGCGAGACGGCCGACACAGCAATCGCCGTCGACGAGATCAAGCGCAAGGGTGGTCGGGTGGTCGGAGTCGTCAACGTCGTCGGGTCTTCGATCGCACGCGCATGTGACGGAGGTATCTACCTGCACGCGGGACCCGAGGTCTCTGTCGCCTCCACCAAGGCCCTGACCAATATGGCGCTTGCCTTCGCGATGCTCGCGATCGACCTGGGCCGAGTGCGCGATCTCTCGGTGTCCAACGGACGCCGTCTGATCGCGGGCCTCCAGAGGATTCCCGGCCAGATCGCACAGGTGCTCGAGAACGAGGACCAGATCGCCGACGTGGCCAAGCGGCTCTCAGGGGCGCCGAGCATCTTCTTTATTGGACGTGTCCGAGGGTTCCCGGTGGCCCGGGAGGGTGCGCAGAAGTTCAAGGAGATCAGCTACCGGCACGCCGAGGCGTACCAGAGCAGCGAACTCAAGCACGGTCCGCTGGCACTGATCAGCCCGGAGTTGCCCACTGTCGCTGTCGTCCCCCACGACGAGCTCACGGGACGCAACCTCGGAGCCCTTCAGGAGATCGGCGCGCGCGGCGGCCCGCTCGTTGCGGTCACGCACGGCGATGTGGACTTCGGCGAGCTGATCGTTGAGCGCATCGACGTTCCGCGCAACGAACCCGAGCTCGACCCAATCCTGCTCACCGTGCCGATGCAGTTGCTGGCCTATCACGCCGCTCTCCACCTGGGACACGACATCGACAAGCCGCGGAATCTCGCGAAGTCGGTGACCGTAGAGTAG
- a CDS encoding IS5 family transposase (programmed frameshift): MTSSRVESLSDAQWERIEPLLPANAGRRGHPFGPNRRVVEGIVYRYRTGIPWRDLPRESFGPWTTVWKRHRRYAGDGTWDRVLVVLLAEADAAGKVDWTVSVDATIARAHQHATNTTRPEGHMEATSNYTTPPEGFVPSLLGGERQPAGHGIGRSRGGLTSKIHAAVDGHGRPLALVVTGGQRNDGAMLAQVLADIRVPRPFGRPRTTPDAVVADRAYTSGINRRMLAARGIKTVIPQKKDEIAARKRKGSTGGRPPAFDAEVYKGRNVVERSFSHTKQWRGLATRYDKLAITYRAAAVLQECIRWSKLLGDMA, translated from the exons GTGACATCGTCGAGGGTTGAATCGTTGAGTGATGCACAGTGGGAGCGGATCGAGCCGTTGCTCCCGGCGAATGCTGGGAGGCGTGGGCATCCGTTCGGTCCGAACCGGCGGGTGGTCGAGGGGATCGTCTACCGGTACCGGACCGGGATCCCGTGGCGGGACCTGCCCCGGGAGTCGTTCGGACCGTGGACGACGGTCTGGAAGAGGCACCGCCGCTATGCCGGGGACGGCACCTGGGACAGGGTCCTGGTCGTGTTGCTGGCCGAGGCGGACGCGGCCGGGAAGGTCGACTGGACGGTGTCCGTGGACGCCACGATCGCTCGCGCGCACCAGCACGCCACGAACACGACCCGCCCCGAG GGACACATGGAGGCGACATCGAACTACACGACACCGCCGGAAGGGTTCGTCCCCAGCCTGCTGGGTGGTGAGCGTCAACCTGCAGGTCACGGGATCGGTCGCTCACGTGGCGGGCTGACCTCGAAGATCCACGCCGCCGTGGACGGTCACGGGCGCCCGCTCGCCCTGGTCGTCACCGGCGGGCAGCGCAACGACGGGGCGATGCTCGCCCAGGTGCTCGCCGACATCCGCGTCCCGCGTCCATTCGGGCGCCCGCGGACCACGCCCGACGCGGTGGTCGCCGACCGTGCCTACACCTCCGGGATCAACCGGCGCATGCTCGCCGCCCGCGGCATCAAGACGGTCATCCCGCAGAAGAAGGACGAGATCGCCGCCCGCAAGCGCAAGGGCTCCACCGGCGGGCGACCCCCAGCCTTTGACGCCGAGGTCTACAAGGGCCGCAACGTCGTCGAACGCAGCTTCTCCCACACCAAGCAGTGGCGTGGCCTCGCGACCCGCTACGACAAGCTCGCCATCACCTACCGCGCTGCGGCCGTCCTCCAGGAATGCATCCGCTGGTCGAAGCTATTGGGAGACATGGCCTAG
- a CDS encoding GNAT family N-acetyltransferase → MTRTPVISFRAATRADLDRAVELIADDSVAATRTGSFGPAHVAGFEAIQASPNDELVVGEHEGRIVATMQLTFVPGISRNGATRLLVEAARVDAALRGRGVGRLFMAHAHQRGVERGCALAQLTSDKERPDAHRFYRSLGYAQSHEGFKRPLTTAGALVAEEAARPA, encoded by the coding sequence GTGACCCGAACCCCTGTGATCTCCTTCCGCGCAGCCACCCGCGCCGACCTGGACCGCGCCGTCGAACTCATCGCCGATGACTCCGTCGCCGCGACCCGGACCGGATCATTCGGCCCCGCGCACGTCGCCGGGTTCGAGGCGATCCAGGCAAGCCCGAACGACGAGTTGGTCGTCGGCGAGCACGAGGGCCGGATCGTGGCAACGATGCAGCTCACCTTCGTGCCGGGGATCTCCCGCAACGGCGCGACCCGCCTGCTCGTCGAGGCCGCCCGCGTGGACGCCGCGCTTCGAGGCCGCGGTGTCGGGCGGCTGTTCATGGCGCACGCGCACCAGCGCGGCGTCGAGCGCGGGTGCGCGCTCGCCCAGCTCACCTCGGACAAGGAGCGCCCCGACGCCCACCGCTTCTACCGTTCGCTCGGATACGCGCAGTCCCACGAGGGGTTCAAACGTCCCCTGACCACCGCGGGGGCTCTCGTGGCAGAGGAGGCAGCGCGGCCTGCGTGA
- a CDS encoding SCO6880 family protein, producing the protein MTLTGPPATELQPVQFSRLTHRGILLGQSATQLVVLALAAAALIAGFTVGGAGLAWATPFAAACCAVAWVKVGGRTVVDWAPIGFGWARRSVAGQLVFHHDVSRLRPAGTLALPGDAARLRQFVDPGTGAAYVHDPHANTLTAILGIEHPSFVLLDPAQQQRRTTGWGRVLATACRSGRIAALQLCERTLPDSGKGLTAWWAQHGRADGTWPASMYADLVAHAGPAGERHATTISLSLDLKAAARTIRAAGGGMRGSAAVLRQEIETLTAALRSADLPPTAPLDPADLALVLRSAYDPAVAAALERHGSLGRDLASAGPVSVAESWGSLQSDSAHHAVLWISEWPRTQVYPGFLAPLLLGSGVRRAFTMLFTPVRADVAARDLRRKKTEYISDAAQRAKIGQIEDAGQSAENTDVLQQEADLTAGHGVLRATGLVSIGAPDVEELERAVAVVEQAAIQSSCETRRLWGQQAQAFVAAALPLCRTA; encoded by the coding sequence ATGACTCTCACCGGCCCGCCGGCGACCGAGCTGCAGCCCGTCCAGTTCTCCAGGCTCACGCACCGCGGCATCCTCCTGGGACAGTCGGCAACGCAACTCGTCGTCCTCGCCCTGGCCGCTGCGGCACTCATCGCCGGCTTCACCGTCGGCGGCGCGGGACTCGCCTGGGCAACACCGTTCGCGGCGGCGTGCTGCGCGGTCGCGTGGGTGAAGGTCGGTGGCCGCACCGTCGTCGACTGGGCGCCGATCGGGTTTGGCTGGGCGCGCCGGAGTGTGGCCGGCCAGCTCGTGTTCCACCACGACGTCTCCCGCCTACGCCCCGCGGGAACCCTCGCCCTGCCTGGCGACGCCGCCCGACTGCGCCAGTTTGTCGACCCCGGCACGGGCGCCGCGTACGTCCACGACCCGCACGCGAACACGCTCACCGCCATCCTCGGCATCGAGCACCCGTCGTTCGTGCTGCTCGACCCCGCCCAGCAACAGCGCCGCACCACTGGCTGGGGCCGCGTTCTCGCCACGGCGTGCCGGTCGGGGCGGATCGCGGCCCTGCAGTTGTGCGAGCGCACCCTGCCCGACTCCGGCAAGGGCCTGACCGCATGGTGGGCCCAGCACGGTCGCGCCGACGGCACTTGGCCCGCGAGCATGTACGCCGACCTCGTCGCCCACGCCGGCCCTGCCGGCGAACGCCATGCGACCACCATCTCGCTGAGCCTCGATCTGAAGGCCGCCGCACGCACGATCCGGGCGGCGGGTGGTGGCATGCGCGGCTCGGCGGCCGTGCTGCGCCAGGAGATCGAGACTCTCACCGCCGCTCTCCGTTCCGCGGATCTCCCTCCGACGGCGCCCCTCGATCCGGCCGACCTTGCTCTCGTGCTCCGCTCGGCCTACGACCCGGCAGTCGCCGCAGCCCTCGAACGCCACGGGTCACTTGGCCGCGACCTCGCCTCGGCGGGGCCGGTCTCGGTCGCCGAGTCGTGGGGCTCCCTCCAATCCGACTCCGCCCACCACGCCGTGCTCTGGATCTCCGAATGGCCCCGCACCCAGGTCTACCCCGGCTTCCTCGCACCCCTCCTCCTCGGCTCGGGCGTGCGCCGCGCGTTCACGATGCTGTTCACACCGGTGCGCGCCGACGTCGCCGCCCGCGACCTACGCCGCAAGAAGACCGAGTACATCTCCGACGCCGCCCAGCGCGCCAAGATCGGGCAGATCGAAGACGCAGGCCAGTCCGCCGAGAACACCGACGTCCTCCAACAGGAGGCCGACCTCACCGCCGGGCACGGCGTCCTGCGGGCGACCGGGCTCGTCAGCATCGGCGCGCCCGACGTCGAGGAGCTCGAACGGGCGGTCGCCGTCGTCGAGCAGGCCGCGATCCAGTCCTCGTGCGAGACGCGAAGGCTCTGGGGGCAGCAGGCGCAGGCGTTCGTCGCGGCGGCGCTGCCGCTGTGCCGGACGGCGTAG
- a CDS encoding conjugal transfer protein TrbL gives MPIISGVCGTVGDAVTDGLIGALGDVVAKGAASLFRGMWSLMSTTTFVDVTSGEYVRVYNLVFGIAVVMMLGFFLLQLITGMLRREPGALARAALGLGKAMLGSFVALTLTATLLEVVDRLCIAIVEAAGTTMEELGERVALVFLGGGVAAMTAPGLTFLFAIFVGAAAIGATFILWISLLVRKALLLLAVAFAPMAMAGGIWDATRSWGSRWASFVIALALSKLVIVVMFLLAAAQASTPISGDLASLSEPLTAVVLMLIAGFAPYMTYKVINFMGFDMYHAMSAEQEAKHSLNRHIPMPTPRLSSPPMKILGNRTGSMGAPPGPSATGASGASAGAASGAAAATGVGAAAVAGANLLKGAATAGPKAGATLAGAAEQHTGSTGSRSPTTTTTARPNPGPATTPPTTTPSTPKES, from the coding sequence GTGCCGATCATCTCCGGCGTCTGCGGCACGGTCGGCGACGCGGTCACGGACGGATTGATTGGCGCGCTGGGCGACGTCGTCGCGAAGGGTGCGGCGTCCCTGTTCCGCGGCATGTGGTCGCTGATGTCCACGACGACGTTCGTCGACGTGACGTCCGGTGAGTACGTGAGGGTCTACAACCTCGTGTTCGGCATCGCCGTCGTCATGATGCTGGGCTTCTTCCTGCTGCAACTGATCACGGGGATGCTGCGCCGCGAACCGGGTGCTCTCGCCCGGGCGGCACTCGGTCTGGGCAAGGCGATGCTCGGCTCGTTCGTCGCGCTGACCCTGACCGCAACCCTGCTGGAGGTCGTCGACCGTCTCTGCATCGCCATCGTCGAGGCCGCCGGCACCACGATGGAGGAACTCGGTGAACGGGTCGCCCTGGTGTTCCTCGGTGGCGGGGTCGCCGCCATGACCGCTCCCGGCCTGACGTTCCTGTTCGCGATCTTCGTCGGGGCCGCCGCCATCGGAGCGACGTTCATCCTGTGGATCAGCCTTCTGGTCCGCAAGGCGCTGCTCCTGCTCGCGGTCGCGTTCGCACCGATGGCGATGGCGGGCGGCATCTGGGACGCGACCCGCTCCTGGGGCTCGCGGTGGGCGTCGTTCGTCATCGCGCTCGCGCTGTCGAAACTCGTGATCGTCGTGATGTTCCTGCTCGCCGCCGCGCAGGCATCGACACCGATCAGCGGCGACCTCGCGTCACTCTCGGAGCCGCTCACCGCCGTCGTCCTCATGCTCATCGCCGGGTTCGCCCCGTACATGACCTACAAGGTCATCAACTTCATGGGCTTCGACATGTACCACGCGATGTCCGCCGAACAGGAGGCCAAGCACTCCCTCAACCGGCACATCCCCATGCCGACCCCGCGTCTGTCATCACCCCCGATGAAGATCCTGGGCAACCGCACCGGCTCCATGGGCGCACCTCCCGGGCCGAGTGCCACGGGCGCCAGCGGTGCGTCCGCCGGCGCGGCGTCGGGTGCTGCGGCGGCCACCGGCGTCGGCGCTGCCGCGGTCGCCGGCGCCAACCTGCTCAAAGGTGCCGCGACCGCCGGCCCGAAGGCCGGCGCCACCCTCGCCGGCGCTGCGGAACAGCACACCGGCTCCACCGGGTCCCGATCGCCGACGACGACGACGACGGCGCGACCCAACCCCGGCCCAGCCACGACACCGCCGACGACGACGCCGTCCACCCCGAAGGAGAGCTGA
- a CDS encoding DUF6112 family protein, which translates to MHDARSSLLRITAGAIDITPNDSGLPGIAQLRDIVGAVMTVGLILAVLAVIISAIVWAFGSQTSNPHMSGRGKQGVLIGVVAAAVCGASVTLVNFFWDVGQSV; encoded by the coding sequence ATGCACGACGCTCGCAGCTCACTACTGCGGATCACCGCCGGCGCGATCGACATCACCCCGAACGACTCGGGCCTGCCCGGCATCGCCCAGTTGCGCGACATCGTCGGCGCCGTGATGACGGTCGGCCTGATCCTGGCGGTCCTTGCGGTGATCATCTCGGCGATCGTGTGGGCGTTCGGCAGTCAGACGTCGAACCCGCACATGTCGGGCCGCGGGAAGCAGGGCGTCCTGATCGGCGTCGTCGCTGCGGCGGTGTGCGGGGCGAGCGTGACGCTCGTGAACTTCTTCTGGGACGTCGGGCAGTCGGTCTGA
- a CDS encoding DUF6112 family protein, with the protein MSVTGPVKPDPWAVDGSGLYTVVGALLTVALITAVATIVTCSVWWALAVHGANWHQAERARTGVFLGLGGAALTGCGIALANWLINLGMGL; encoded by the coding sequence ATGAGCGTGACCGGGCCGGTCAAGCCGGACCCCTGGGCCGTAGACGGCTCGGGCCTCTACACCGTCGTCGGCGCGCTGCTCACGGTCGCACTCATCACCGCCGTCGCGACGATCGTCACCTGCAGCGTCTGGTGGGCGCTCGCCGTGCACGGGGCAAACTGGCACCAGGCGGAGCGCGCGCGCACCGGTGTGTTCCTCGGCCTTGGCGGCGCAGCACTGACCGGCTGTGGGATCGCCCTGGCGAACTGGCTGATCAACCTCGGCATGGGGCTATAG